The proteins below are encoded in one region of Homalodisca vitripennis isolate AUS2020 unplaced genomic scaffold, UT_GWSS_2.1 ScUCBcl_4412;HRSCAF=10560, whole genome shotgun sequence:
- the LOC124372944 gene encoding extensin-like translates to MRKQTPSISPSPSLPRTTFPPSQPHARPSPDHLRYPHPPLHPTAPAYANNLHSPPPLSETTPLTPLPSSPHSNSKPLHPQPLEPGNTPRRARTTYSPAPAPNPPPLPLPPNIRPPPSLSPAIPLFLPPHTIPPPQLPTATPPLHPPHPPHPPLPPSPPPNYQNHHPTDPPPPSLPRPPTPSQPPHHPPPLHPFIPTNTVPHPDAPSTPPRLPTPPFVSPRTPTVPHTPPSIFIPRYSLPTSAPPPPTPPNTLPYCYPLPPPSPRQPPPPSCTPQYSLHPPTPPKNTSISSPSPSPRPPPALPFISHFLPRPPRSPASTPTRTPTLHHPLLPQTRPSSTPRTIPTRPHKPMSPPPPPPPPNPPLPSTPSPYHSFAHLRVPPPPGQNSRYHSPPGPPTPPTLPKLPLPIPTPPLSLPHRHNHLPSPTYLLHNHHLRRSTVPHIRHTPHPTPPQPAPTLAPTHDSPPPIQLHPMPSPLTSPPPPPPSHHSIRHPPTRSDNSPNHPPTTHTHHIYLHMKPALL, encoded by the coding sequence ATGCGAAAGCAAACACCAAGCATCTCCCCATCACCGAGCCTGCCCCGCACGACTTTTCCCCCCTCTCAACCCCACGCCCGTCCATCACCAGATCACCTGCGTTATCCTCACCCCCCACTTCACCCAACAGCACCGGCCTACGCAAACAACCTGCACTCTCCTCCCCCGCTGTCCGAAACCACCCCACTCACACCCCTACCCTCCTCACCCCACTCCAACTCCAAACCCCTCCACCCCCAGCCCCTTGAACCCGGCAACACGCCCCGTCGCGCCCGAACAACGTACTCACCCGCCCCCGCCCCCAACCCACCACCCCTCCCACTGCCCCCCAACATCCGTCCACCCCCCTCACTCTCACCCGCTATCCCCCTCTTCCTACCCCCACACACCATACCCCCTCCCCAACTCCCCACGGCTACACCCCCACTCCACCCCCCACATCCACCACACCCACCCCTCCCCCCCTCACCCCCCCCCAACTACCAGAACCACCACCCTacagaccccccccccccctcactcCCACGTCCACCCACGCCCTCGCAGCCTCCCCACCACCCGCCCCCACTGCATCCCTTCATCCCCACCAATACCGTTCCCCACCCCGACGCCCCTTCCACCCCCCCCCGACTCCCAACACCCCCTTTCGTCTCCCCCCGCACACCCACAGTACCCCACACCCCACCATCCATTTTCATACCCCGCTACAGCCTCCCCACCTCCGCCCCACCACCCCCGACCCCCCCCAACACCCTACCCTACTGTTATCCGctaccccccccctccccccgaCAACCCCCCCCGCCATCTTGTACCCCACAATACTCCCTACACCCCCCCACTCCCCCTAAGAACACCTCTATCTCCTCCCCTTCCCCTTCACCCCGCCCACCCCCCGCCCTCCCCTTCATCTCCCACTTTCTCCCCAGACCCCCCCGATCCCCCGCGTCCACTCCCACCCGCACCCCAACTCTACATCACCCCCTCCTCCCCCAAACTCGTCCGTCCTCCACACCCAGAACCATACCCACCCGCCCCCACAAACCCATgtcccccccacccccacccccaccccccaacCCACCACTCCCTTCCACACCGTCACCCTACCATTCTTTCGCCCACCTCCGCGTACCCCCCCCACCAGGCCAAAACTCCCGCTACCACAGCCCCCCCGGACCCCCCACTCCCCCCACCCTCCCCAAACTTCCCTTACCCATACCGACCCCTCCGCTCTCCCTCCCCCATCGCCATAACCATCTACCGTCGCCTACCTACCTCCTGCACAACCACCACCTCCGACGATCAACCGTCCCACACATCCGCCACACTCCCCACCCTACCCCACCCCAACCCGCCCCCACCCTCGCACCCACCCACGACTCCCCACCCCCCATTCAGCTCCACCCCATGCCCTCCCCCCTCACCTcgccccccccaccccccccctcccaccatTCCATTCGACACCCCCCCACTAGATCAGACAATTCCCCTAACCACCCCCCAACAACCCACACCCACCATATTTACTTACATATGAAGCCAGCACTCCTATAA
- the LOC124372940 gene encoding protein TRACHEARY ELEMENT DIFFERENTIATION-RELATED 7A-like → MPISHSPPHTAPSPSPPPIPHTTTPPLHSHPLPPTNSPDPKPPPPALYPHIHLNTLHRPSPRPPPAPDTKPPHHHPPSDPSYLPPHYEPTIPLPPPTTRDRAQLPPHTPPPTSLYSKLIPTPTTPQPPPISIPQPPLTTTLPSQPPPKTSPPPPPRNPLVPPPHNPPTHQHRHSRSTNPPRKPSRYPYHLLPATSSTHRARPPPPYNNP, encoded by the coding sequence ATGCCCATATCCCACTCTCCACCCCACACggccccctccccctccccccctccaATCCCCCACACCACAACACCCCCCCTCCACTcccaccccctcccccccaccaattCCCCCgaccccaaaccccccccccctgctCTCTATCCCCATATCCACCTCAACACCCTCCACCGCCCCTCCCCTCGCCCCCCCCCCGCCCCTGACACCAAGCCCCCCCACCACCACCCTCCATCCGACCCCTCCTACCTCCCCCCCCACTACGAGCCCACAATCCCTCTACCTCCCCCAACCACGCGGGACCGCGCTCAGCTCCCCCCTCATACTCCCCCCCCCACATCCCTCTACTCCAAGCTCATACCGACCCCCACCACCCCTCAGCCCCCTCCAATATCAATCCCACAGCCACCCCTAACCACTACTCTCCCTTCCCAGCCCCCCCCAAAgacatccccccccccccccccccgaaaccCCCTCGTCCCACCCCCCCACAACCCCCCCACCCACCAACACCGCCACTCACGCTCCACAAACCCCCCCCGAAAACCCTCACGGTACCCCTACCACCTTCTGCCCGCCACTAGTAGCACCCACCGCGCTCGCCCCCCCCCTCCGTACAACAACCCCTAA
- the LOC124372941 gene encoding leucine-rich repeat extensin-like protein 3: MPLPLPASPCHTSPPRTEPHPPPYTNHAGPPPNDPPPYTPHTPPPHPESHPPPPVHLPPPHVSPPAHSTHPTRHHKCLPTTRPSPFNLPPPIPNIRIDTLITHPPPLCTTVPLEYTPPPSPPTPPLPPLQSPHPPPPTAPTLTPPLPPPLKHPTPTRPPHPTPPPQSQQHHPSIHASTSHHPPLTPPVPPPFPAPATPPPSPNTLPLRPPPSAPPPTTPAYPPPPPPIPPNKCPPPSTPSPYHHLYTPPPILVKSHSTLRHTSSVPPPSQPPDHNIYLDPTRTTPHHPPPHLPTPPRPLLLHPPPTPPPHKPSPPRHLLPLPPLETPCPHTAQPPFHTSHTPPTPQS, translated from the coding sequence ATGCCCCTTCCACTGCCCGCCTCACCTTGCCACACCAGCCCCCCCCGTACCGAACCCCACCCCCCGCCCTACACCAACCACGCCGGCCCACCCCCCAACGACCCTCCTCCCTACACTCCACATACTCCCCCCCCGCACCCCGAATCCCACCCGCCCCCACCCGTCCACCTTCCCCCCCCTCACGTCAGTCCTCCCGCCCATTCCACCCACCCAACGCGACACCACAAATGCCTCCCTACTACCCGCCCCAGTCCCTTCAACCTCCCACCCCCAATACCAAACATCCGCATCGACACGCTGATAACACACCCACCACCCCTCTGCACCACCGTGCCCCTCGaatacacccccccccccagccCCCCGACCCCCCCCCTACCTCCCCTACAATCCCCACACCCTCCCCCCCCCACCGCCCCAACTCTCACTCCGCCCCTCCCCCCCCCACTCAAACACCCAACCCCCACCCGCCCACCCCACCCCACCCCGCCCCCCCAGTCCCAACAGCACCACCCATCAATCCACGCCTCCACCTCCCACCACCCTCCCTTGACGCCTCCCGTACCTCCCCCCTTCCCCGCACCGGCCACCCCACCCCCCTCACCAAACACACTTCCACTCCGCCCTCCCCCATCCGCCCCACCACCCACCACACCCGCctaccccccaccccccccccccatccccccAAACAAGtgcccccccccctccaccccctcacCTTACCACCACTTGTACACTCCTCCCCCCATCCTAGTGAAGTCTCACTCCACCCTCAGACACACTTCTAGCGTGCCCCCCCCGTCTCAACCCCCCGACCACAACATATACCTCGACCCTACCCGCACAACACCCCACCACCCGCCCCCGCACCTTCCCACCCCCCCACGCCCCCTCCTACTCcatcccccccccacccccccaccccacaAGCCCTCTCCCCCACGTCACCTCCTCCCACTCCCCCCACTCGAGACCCCTTGCCCCCACACAGCCCAGCCCCCCTTCCATACATCCcacaccccccccaccccacaaTCTTAA
- the LOC124372942 gene encoding vegetative cell wall protein gp1-like has protein sequence MHPQTPPTLPPLPDPRVDPLPPPPSTPTPSSHPTTSPPPLPPPPCPPPPTPPPSLTLRAPTSPNTCSHIHSPTTPSPTQYTTTHPSHPGPRTLPTTPLLSHPRHPPLAHPPTSVPHNPAILPPYPRPAPPLQPTPKSLAPPHPPHPSPTYHHPIAQTPLPHTRHPHFMPPNPPSHPFNPASPTPNFSHSPSITCHNPKLAS, from the coding sequence ATGCATCCACAAACCCCCCCGACCTTGCCCCCCCTCCCCGACCCCCGCGTCGacccactccccccccccccttcaacACCCACCCCGTCGTCGCATCCAACCACGAGCCCCCCCCCCCTTCCACCACCCCcttgcccccccccccctacacCCCCACCTTCCCTCACGCTGCGCGCCCCCACTTCCCCCAATACCTGCTCCCACATACACTCCCCCACAACCCCCTCGCCCACACAGTATACAACTACCCACCCATCCCACCCCGGACCCCGCACCCTCCCCACCACCCCACTTCTCTCCCACCCTCGCCACCCTCCCCTCGCCCACCCCCCCACCTCAGTCCCACACAACCCCGCCATCCTGCCCCCCTACCCCCGACCAGCCCCCCCCCTCCAGCCCACCCCAAAATCCCTCGCCCCCCCGCATCCACCACACCCATCCCCCACCTATCACCACCCCATCGCCCAAACCCCCCTACCACACACCCGCCACCCTCACTTCATGCCCCCTAACCCCCCGTCCCACCCTTTCAACCCCGCCTCCCCCACCCCCAACTTTTCCCATTCCCCCTCCATAACCTGCCACAACCCCAAGCTCGCCTCCTAA
- the LOC124372943 gene encoding extensin-like, producing MLHPPTLAPQPTRPSFLPPSTPTNPPPLPATTTPAPPPPPSPTTPSTPPLTPLPPPAPTLPLPATLPPPSPTPSTAAPPPAYHKRPRQPPTRSHLPHTSPPIVSKTPQLYTYLFPQPQYSPPPRPHSPPQRAPTPPPTHPTTSYTRHPLLSASPTFPLHTHNHPTTQDPLLLSPQPPHPLPPPPPTSTAHTPRSTPPLGLKLTPYNP from the coding sequence ATGCTCCACCCCCCCACCCTAGCACCCCAGCCAACCCGACCCTCTTTCCTCCCCCCCTCAACACCCACCAACCCTCCCCCTCTTCCCGCCACCACAACTCCcgcccccccaccccccccttcCCCCACGACCCCCTCGACGCCCCCCCTAACCCCACTCCCCCCCCCAGCGCCCACACTCCCCCTACCCgccaccctcccccccccctccccgaCCCCCTCCACCGCCGCCCCCCCTCCCGCATACCACAAAAGGCCTCGCCAACCTCCAACCCGCTCTCACCTCCCGCACACCTCGCCCCCCATCGTCTCCAAAACACCCCAACTCTACACTTACCTCTTCCCGCAACCCCaatactccccccccccccgcccacaCTCACCCCCCCAACGcgcacccacccccccccccacccaccctaCAACCTCCTACACTCGCCACCCTCTCCTCTCCGCCTCCCCCACATTCCCCCTCCACACTCACAACCACCCCACCACACAAGACCCCCTCCTCCTCTCACCCCAACCTCCACACCCCCTACCCCCGCCACCACCAACCAGCACCGCCCACACACCCAGATCTACTCCTCCACTGGGTCTCAAACTAACACCCTACAACCCCTAA